The following coding sequences lie in one Miscanthus floridulus cultivar M001 chromosome 9, ASM1932011v1, whole genome shotgun sequence genomic window:
- the LOC136482555 gene encoding uncharacterized protein — MHTEALYANKVEQHDDENQNTSGDGDEVPGKRKGAVLTHVWDLLGGDRIVGRCNMLGQPIGKEGGLLGQFLGTIARNGGYCPVGAKDWREVKKNYAKTIIQFIQTKFLYPHSCEKWILKSIGRDWIKYKATLKKSLFNPKKKKSVLNKRCPDDIDEDQWKALVKYWKSSEGQTLSEKNKISCQMKKTTHTADTKSYARWSEDMVSHLLFKKIIYDSSYFSFTAIFSEANRS, encoded by the exons ATGCATACTGAAGCACTATATGCTAACAAGGTTGAGCAGCATGATGATGAGAACCAGAACACATCAG GTGATGGCGATGAAGTACCTGGTAAACGAAAGGGGGCCGTTTTAACACATGTTTGGGATCTActtggaggagatcggatagtagGAAGATGTAATATGCTTGGACAACCCATTGGAAAAGAAGGTGGCCTTTTAGGACAATTTTTGGGCACCATAGCAAGAAATGGTGGTTACTGTCCTGTTGGTGCCAAAGATTGGAGAGAAGTTAAGAAAAACTATGCAAAAACCATAATTCAATTCATCCAG ACAAAGTTCTTATATCCTCATTCATGTGAGAAATGGATATTGAAATCAATTGGAAGAGATTGGATAAAATACAAGGCAACATTAAAAAAGTCACTATTTAATCCAAAGAAGAAAAAGTCTGTTTTGAACAAGCGTTGTCCAGATGATATCGATGAAGATCAATGGAAGGCCCTAGTAAAATATTGGAAGTCCAGCGAAGGACAG ACCCTAAGTGAGAAGAACAAAATAAGTTGTCAAatgaagaagacaacacacaCAGCCGATACAAAGAGTTATGCTCGTTGGTCTGAGGACATGGTGAGTCATCTTctatttaaaaaaattatatatgatTCTTCTTACTTTTCCTTTACTGCTATTTTTTCAGAGGCAAACAGATCCTGA